From Chryseobacterium shandongense, the proteins below share one genomic window:
- a CDS encoding alpha/beta fold hydrolase: MKLKSILGTAVLLSAVFFTNINAQNTAKSTKARAEYIEVEPNVKLHVIDLGEGKPVVLIHGYPLNDASWEYQYLPLVKAGYRVIAITLRGFGQSDKPYGKYNYDQFASDIKTVLDKLDIKDATLGGHSMGGAIALHYVAKYNAAHVSKLALFAAAAPVHTKKPDYPYPLFTKEEITNWVDLVSVDRPGLLNTIGERFVLSATSVPAGIGAWLGGIEMQSSAYAMEQALIALRDEDLRGDLPKIKIPTLIMQAKQDRIVAYALAEQMNKAIKGSILIPFEKSGHALFIEEKDKFNEEFLKFLKQ, encoded by the coding sequence ATGAAACTAAAATCAATTCTTGGAACCGCGGTTTTATTATCAGCCGTATTCTTTACTAATATCAATGCACAAAATACTGCAAAATCTACAAAAGCAAGAGCGGAATATATAGAAGTAGAACCCAACGTAAAACTTCACGTCATTGATCTTGGTGAAGGTAAACCAGTTGTTTTAATCCACGGATATCCATTGAATGACGCTTCCTGGGAATATCAATATCTCCCTTTAGTAAAGGCGGGTTACCGTGTTATTGCCATCACTTTGAGAGGTTTCGGACAATCAGATAAACCTTACGGCAAATACAATTATGACCAGTTTGCTTCTGATATCAAAACTGTTTTAGACAAGCTGGATATCAAAGATGCAACATTAGGAGGACATTCAATGGGCGGGGCAATTGCTTTACATTACGTGGCAAAATACAACGCTGCACACGTTAGCAAATTGGCATTGTTCGCAGCGGCGGCACCTGTTCATACTAAAAAACCGGATTACCCTTATCCTTTATTTACAAAAGAAGAAATCACCAATTGGGTAGACCTTGTCAGCGTAGACAGACCGGGATTACTGAACACAATCGGTGAAAGATTCGTTTTATCTGCAACTTCAGTTCCGGCAGGAATAGGTGCTTGGTTGGGCGGAATCGAGATGCAGTCATCTGCCTATGCAATGGAGCAGGCATTAATCGCTTTGAGAGACGAAGATTTGAGAGGAGATTTGCCGAAAATAAAGATCCCAACGCTCATTATGCAGGCAAAACAGGATAGAATTGTGGCTTATGCACTAGCTGAACAAATGAATAAAGCAATCAAAGGCTCTATATTAATTCCTTTTGAAAAAAGCGGACACGCATTATTTATTGAAGAAAAAGACAAATTCAACGAAGAATTTTTAAAATTCCTTAAGCAATAA
- a CDS encoding amidohydrolase, translated as MKADLILFNGKIYSFNKETPDISAVAIKDGKIIAIGNDGLVDQFSEESTKIIDLKKRRAVPGINDSHIHLIRGGLNYNLELRWDGVPSLADALRMLKDQVDRTPSPQWVRVVGGWSEFQFAERRMPTLQEINAIAPETPVFILHLYDRALMNRAALKAVGFTKDTPAPAGGHIERDTNGEPTGLIIATPNAMILYSTLAQGPRLSFEHQLNSTRHFMTELNRFGITSVIDAGGGFQNFPDDYKVVNELNEKKQLTVRIAYNLFTQKPKHEFEDFSDWIDTVKLYQGDDMYRHNGAGEMLVFSAADFEDFLQPRPDLPENMEADLEKVVRLLVENRWPFRLHATYNESITRFLNVFEKVNEDIPFNGLPWIFDHAETIDEKNIERVKMLGGGIAIQSRMAYQGEYFTDRYGSEAAESTPPIKKMLEMDVPVGGGSDATRVSSYNPWVSMYWLTTGKTVGGLQLYSDTRLERNVALELYTKGSAWFSQEQHKKGDIQVGMFADLVVLNKDYFTVDDEEIKNIESEMTVVDGKIVYAKGEFSSFAPPSIPVLPDWSPTNLYNGYYPVGGHLQMKIEKNSKSEFKIPLIAEIHSCVGSCDIHNHNHDSARLSNVPVNNYHSFWGALGCSCFAF; from the coding sequence ATGAAAGCCGACTTAATATTATTTAATGGAAAAATCTACAGTTTCAATAAAGAAACGCCGGACATTTCTGCAGTTGCGATTAAAGATGGAAAAATCATTGCTATTGGAAACGACGGTCTAGTTGATCAGTTTTCTGAAGAATCAACAAAAATTATTGATTTAAAAAAGAGAAGAGCTGTTCCCGGGATCAATGATTCTCATATTCATCTCATTCGTGGCGGACTAAATTATAACCTTGAATTAAGATGGGACGGTGTCCCTTCTTTAGCCGATGCTCTGAGAATGTTGAAAGACCAGGTAGATCGTACACCTTCGCCACAATGGGTTCGCGTGGTCGGTGGATGGTCAGAATTTCAGTTTGCAGAAAGAAGAATGCCGACGTTGCAGGAAATCAATGCGATTGCTCCTGAAACTCCGGTTTTTATCCTTCATTTGTATGACAGGGCTTTGATGAACAGAGCCGCGTTGAAGGCGGTTGGTTTTACAAAAGATACGCCGGCTCCTGCAGGTGGTCATATCGAAAGAGACACCAACGGCGAACCAACGGGTTTGATTATCGCCACGCCAAACGCGATGATTCTGTATTCAACTTTAGCACAAGGTCCGAGGTTATCATTTGAACATCAGTTGAATTCTACCAGACATTTTATGACGGAACTGAACCGTTTCGGGATCACAAGTGTGATTGATGCGGGCGGTGGTTTCCAGAATTTCCCGGATGATTATAAAGTAGTTAACGAACTTAATGAAAAGAAACAGTTAACCGTAAGAATTGCCTACAATTTATTTACGCAAAAGCCAAAGCATGAGTTTGAAGATTTCAGCGACTGGATCGATACGGTAAAATTGTACCAGGGAGATGATATGTATCGTCATAACGGGGCAGGAGAGATGTTGGTATTTTCGGCTGCCGATTTTGAAGATTTTCTTCAGCCAAGACCTGATTTACCCGAAAATATGGAAGCCGATTTGGAAAAGGTTGTAAGATTATTGGTAGAAAACCGCTGGCCGTTCAGGCTTCACGCAACCTATAATGAAAGCATTACCCGATTTTTAAATGTTTTTGAAAAAGTTAACGAAGACATTCCTTTCAACGGATTGCCGTGGATTTTTGACCACGCAGAAACGATTGACGAAAAAAATATTGAGCGTGTAAAAATGCTCGGCGGCGGAATCGCTATCCAAAGCAGAATGGCGTATCAGGGTGAATACTTTACCGATCGTTACGGTTCGGAGGCTGCGGAAAGCACTCCACCGATCAAAAAAATGCTGGAAATGGACGTGCCTGTGGGCGGCGGTTCTGATGCTACAAGAGTAAGCAGTTATAATCCCTGGGTTTCAATGTATTGGCTGACTACCGGAAAAACCGTTGGCGGACTTCAATTGTATTCCGATACGAGATTAGAGAGAAATGTTGCGTTGGAACTTTACACGAAAGGAAGTGCCTGGTTTTCTCAGGAACAGCACAAGAAAGGCGATATTCAGGTGGGGATGTTCGCAGATCTTGTGGTTTTAAATAAAGATTATTTTACGGTGGATGATGAAGAAATCAAAAATATTGAATCTGAAATGACGGTGGTAGATGGAAAAATTGTCTACGCCAAAGGTGAGTTTTCCTCATTTGCGCCGCCTTCTATTCCTGTGTTGCCGGATTGGTCGCCTACCAATCTTTATAATGGTTATTACCCTGTAGGAGGACACCTTCAGATGAAAATTGAGAAAAATTCAAAATCAGAATTCAAAATTCCTTTGATTGCTGAGATTCACAGTTGTGTAGGAAGTTGTGATATTCACAATCATAATCATGATTCGGCAAGGCTAAGCAACGTTCCGGTGAATAATTACCATTCGTTTTGGGGTGCATTGGGATGTTCCTGCTTTGCTTTTTAA
- a CDS encoding M17 family peptidase N-terminal domain-containing protein yields the protein MQHSISKYFNWSKALVTALVLTVSATNYVSAQTATAETKTAVGTSKNCRTVDGVSIVGLVQGPSAAVSDLQIACVFEYTDGDIFNPPALPKDLNGMVHLDEALKGIITDVRKSGKFQGHALETLLISPPKGSLATKKLLLIGLGDRNAFNADLMKEVGSVAMREALNLKVTTVSFASDLKDAGIDSPTALVAENVVLGAFDAYRAQSYLKSKSFSEELKLKKLILLAGPAFFTTAGEGIQDAISKLNAK from the coding sequence ATGCAACATTCAATTTCAAAATATTTCAATTGGTCTAAAGCGCTGGTTACGGCATTGGTTTTAACAGTATCAGCAACCAATTACGTTTCGGCGCAGACTGCAACAGCCGAAACAAAAACGGCAGTCGGAACTTCAAAAAACTGCCGAACTGTTGACGGTGTTTCTATCGTTGGTCTGGTACAGGGACCCTCTGCTGCGGTGTCAGATTTACAGATTGCCTGTGTTTTCGAATATACCGATGGTGATATTTTTAATCCTCCTGCGCTTCCCAAAGATCTAAACGGGATGGTTCATCTGGATGAAGCTTTGAAAGGAATTATTACCGATGTCAGAAAAAGCGGAAAATTCCAGGGCCACGCTTTAGAAACTTTGTTGATCTCTCCTCCGAAAGGAAGTTTAGCTACAAAAAAACTATTATTGATAGGATTAGGAGACAGAAATGCATTCAACGCAGATCTAATGAAAGAAGTAGGCAGTGTAGCGATGAGAGAAGCTCTTAACTTAAAGGTGACAACAGTTTCTTTTGCAAGCGACTTGAAGGATGCAGGAATCGATTCGCCTACTGCTTTGGTCGCTGAAAATGTTGTGTTGGGAGCCTTTGATGCCTATCGTGCACAGTCTTACTTAAAAAGTAAAAGTTTTTCGGAAGAATTGAAACTGAAGAAACTGATTTTATTGGCTGGTCCTGCATTTTTTACGACAGCAGGAGAAGGAATTCAGGATGCAATTTCAAAATTAAACGCTAAATAA
- a CDS encoding hydrolase, protein MKPSPKLLSPDNHALVLIDFEGQMAFATKSISMNELRNNVAVLCGTSKIFNVPTIVTTVAESSFSGPVFPEIEEVYPIATSDYIDRTTMNTWEDEAAYKAIVGTKKQKLVFAGLWTGVCIVGPALSALEENYDVYVITDACGDVSDEAHERAVQRMIHSGVKPMTSIQYTLELQRDWARQETYTAVNDLMKKYGSSYGLGIHYAKNMIKH, encoded by the coding sequence ATGAAACCATCACCTAAATTACTATCTCCTGATAATCATGCGCTTGTTCTTATTGATTTTGAAGGGCAAATGGCATTCGCAACCAAAAGCATTTCGATGAATGAGCTGCGTAACAACGTTGCAGTACTTTGCGGAACTTCCAAAATATTCAATGTTCCAACAATTGTAACAACCGTTGCCGAATCAAGTTTTTCAGGACCCGTTTTCCCCGAAATTGAAGAAGTATACCCAATCGCAACTTCAGACTACATCGACAGAACTACCATGAACACCTGGGAAGACGAAGCTGCTTACAAAGCAATTGTAGGAACCAAAAAGCAAAAACTGGTTTTCGCAGGATTGTGGACAGGCGTTTGTATTGTGGGACCGGCTTTATCAGCTTTGGAAGAAAATTACGATGTCTACGTTATTACTGATGCCTGCGGCGATGTAAGCGATGAAGCGCACGAAAGAGCAGTCCAGAGAATGATTCACTCAGGTGTAAAACCGATGACTTCCATTCAGTACACTTTGGAATTACAGAGAGATTGGGCGCGCCAGGAAACCTATACAGCCGTGAATGATTTAATGAAAAAGTATGGCAGCTCTTATGGATTGGGCATCCACTACGCTAAAAATATGATTAAACATTAA
- a CDS encoding tetratricopeptide repeat-containing sensor histidine kinase: MKNWFELTIIFCAFTFFSAPVKAQTKENPVMLLRRISLSGNSKEKTNLYLRLGEYYLTKAGEYKKDLDSAELCNKEAGKLSIITGDQLNKGKVMFLDARIDKERARWDVATAKMKKSLNYFLSHQMDEQAGDVYSELSYMSNNDPENLTGKIKMKEKAIYYFDRSRKILKKANILKDLAEIYSIKEDPEKAIAILKQSLATFHSAKYEKVQMVYKLLSLAEVQKGDYKEALRYAHLAEKTAEKVNDHSVDISSIYNQVGLVYYYLKQESKAMQYYEKALVVAKKNKDTPFIRTAAANIAVALIEQEKYHEGIDIIKQYQKLYPHENEEFEMYENNVLFHTYTIMKELENAEVYYKKLVNHYGEYAEKANERTSVLYGFMMYRFHKKKYKSFYKSAILFDSLTSKTGNDLMRSQNHLLWFKADSTLGKYRDAIMHYQLYKRYSDSVFNGEKSRQINSLQIQFETEQKDKDIQLLKHKGKLQENTISIDRAMRYIFAGILVVFVLFAILLYNRARLKNNANKKLKIKSRQIDEQNKQLKKLLAEKEWLLKEIHHRVKNNLQIVISLLNTQLVYLQNEDALAAIRNSQQRIHTISLIHQKLYQSENLSVIDMFWYINAFVSYIEECYSLDKNIQFVLDLEPIFLDAAQAVPIGLIINEAKRLTMR; encoded by the coding sequence ATGAAGAATTGGTTTGAGCTGACTATTATTTTTTGTGCATTTACTTTTTTTAGTGCGCCGGTAAAAGCTCAGACCAAAGAAAATCCGGTCATGCTGCTAAGACGGATCTCACTTTCAGGCAACAGTAAAGAGAAAACCAATTTATACTTGAGACTAGGAGAGTACTATCTTACAAAAGCCGGAGAATACAAGAAAGACCTAGACAGTGCAGAACTTTGCAATAAAGAAGCCGGAAAGCTAAGTATCATAACCGGTGATCAATTAAACAAAGGCAAGGTAATGTTTCTGGATGCCCGTATTGATAAGGAAAGAGCCCGATGGGATGTGGCAACCGCTAAAATGAAAAAGTCACTGAATTATTTTCTGTCTCATCAGATGGACGAGCAGGCCGGTGACGTGTACAGCGAACTTTCTTATATGTCTAATAATGATCCTGAAAATCTTACCGGGAAAATTAAAATGAAGGAGAAAGCTATTTATTATTTTGATAGGTCTCGTAAGATATTAAAAAAAGCAAATATTTTAAAAGATCTGGCTGAGATTTACAGCATTAAAGAAGATCCTGAAAAAGCAATTGCTATCCTAAAGCAGTCTTTAGCTACTTTTCATTCTGCAAAATACGAAAAAGTACAGATGGTTTATAAGCTCTTGTCATTGGCGGAAGTACAGAAAGGAGATTATAAGGAAGCATTACGGTATGCACATCTTGCCGAGAAAACAGCTGAAAAAGTTAATGACCATTCGGTAGATATAAGCTCAATTTATAATCAGGTAGGGCTAGTCTATTATTATCTGAAACAGGAGAGTAAAGCAATGCAGTATTACGAAAAAGCTTTGGTCGTTGCAAAAAAGAACAAGGATACACCATTTATAAGAACAGCAGCTGCTAATATTGCGGTAGCATTGATAGAGCAAGAAAAATACCATGAAGGTATTGATATAATTAAACAGTACCAAAAACTCTACCCACATGAAAATGAGGAATTTGAAATGTATGAGAATAATGTTCTTTTTCACACCTATACAATCATGAAGGAGTTGGAAAATGCAGAAGTATATTATAAGAAATTGGTAAATCACTATGGTGAATATGCAGAAAAGGCTAACGAACGTACCTCTGTACTGTACGGTTTTATGATGTACCGTTTTCATAAAAAAAAATATAAATCCTTCTATAAAAGTGCAATATTGTTTGATTCTCTCACTTCTAAAACTGGAAATGATTTAATGCGTTCACAAAATCATCTGTTATGGTTCAAAGCAGATAGTACTTTAGGAAAATATAGAGATGCCATAATGCATTATCAGTTGTACAAAAGATATTCGGATTCTGTTTTTAATGGCGAAAAAAGCAGGCAGATCAACAGTCTGCAAATTCAGTTTGAAACCGAGCAGAAAGATAAAGATATACAATTACTGAAGCATAAAGGGAAATTGCAGGAAAATACAATCTCCATTGATAGGGCAATGCGCTATATATTCGCTGGAATTTTAGTAGTGTTCGTTCTTTTCGCAATTTTGTTGTATAACCGTGCGAGACTAAAAAATAATGCAAACAAAAAGTTAAAAATAAAAAGTAGGCAAATTGATGAACAGAACAAACAGCTGAAAAAACTGTTAGCTGAAAAAGAATGGCTGCTGAAAGAGATTCATCACCGGGTAAAGAACAATCTGCAGATCGTAATCAGCCTATTGAATACACAGCTGGTCTATCTGCAAAATGAAGATGCTTTAGCGGCCATCCGGAATAGCCAGCAGAGAATTCACACGATTTCTTTGATTCATCAGAAACTCTATCAATCCGAAAATCTGTCTGTTATCGATATGTTCTGGTATATCAATGCATTTGTTTCTTATATTGAAGAATGCTATTCTTTAGACAAAAACATACAGTTTGTCTTAGATCTTGAACCAATATTCCTGGATGCTGCCCAAGCTGTGCCGATTGGCTTAATCATCAATGAAGCGAAGCGGTTAACAATGCGGTGA
- a CDS encoding ATP-binding protein gives MKYAFPGQRNGEVRVQFKQTENNKYKLVIADNGVGIPEDMEIDTSGSLGMNLMRGLTNQLDGTFFIENKKGLMIIVIFSQSSIDKNHQ, from the coding sequence GTGAAATATGCATTCCCCGGCCAAAGAAATGGTGAGGTTAGGGTTCAGTTTAAACAAACGGAGAATAATAAATATAAGCTTGTGATTGCAGATAATGGAGTAGGAATTCCGGAAGATATGGAGATAGATACCTCAGGATCGTTGGGAATGAATCTTATGCGGGGATTGACAAATCAACTCGACGGAACTTTCTTTATTGAAAACAAAAAGGGATTGATGATCATTGTGATTTTTAGCCAAAGTAGTATTGATAAGAATCATCAGTAG
- a CDS encoding Dps family protein yields MKNSIGIKPENLAKVAEVLSKTLADEFVLYTKTRKAHWNVEGSDFYNKHLFFEAQYQQLEEIIDVLAERIRTLGHYAPATLREYLELTHLSESHLESNDSLTYMKELLSDHDSIIIHLRENIENFAEEFKDAGTSDYITGLMETHEKMAWMLRSHLK; encoded by the coding sequence ATGAAAAATTCAATCGGAATTAAACCGGAAAACTTAGCAAAAGTGGCTGAAGTATTAAGTAAAACTTTGGCAGATGAATTTGTTCTATATACCAAAACCAGAAAGGCACACTGGAATGTAGAAGGATCCGATTTTTACAACAAACACCTCTTTTTTGAAGCACAATATCAGCAATTGGAGGAAATTATTGATGTTCTGGCAGAAAGAATCAGAACTCTGGGACATTATGCACCTGCAACGCTGAGAGAATATCTGGAGCTTACTCATCTTTCGGAATCTCATTTAGAGTCTAATGACAGTCTGACGTATATGAAAGAACTTCTTTCGGATCACGACAGCATCATTATTCATTTACGTGAAAATATAGAAAATTTTGCAGAAGAATTCAAAGATGCAGGAACCAGTGATTACATTACAGGATTAATGGAAACTCATGAGAAAATGGCCTGGATGCTGCGGTCACATTTAAAATAA
- a CDS encoding DoxX family protein — protein MEILKQILSSDLGSSFNDAAFLVFRILLGVELFRVHGLKKFRVENGEKEKIPNPLGLPDKMNTMVASLADTVVPFLIILGLGTRLAVLPTIGVTAIGYFVVHRKDSLEVRDVPYMYTLSLLLVLALGAGRYSLDYYLLNLI, from the coding sequence ATGGAAATTTTAAAACAGATACTATCATCAGATTTGGGTTCGTCATTTAATGATGCTGCATTTCTGGTGTTCAGAATACTTTTGGGAGTTGAATTGTTCCGTGTTCATGGCTTAAAGAAATTCAGAGTGGAAAACGGGGAGAAAGAAAAAATCCCGAATCCACTCGGTCTTCCCGATAAAATGAACACTATGGTGGCTTCACTTGCCGATACGGTGGTTCCCTTTTTAATTATTTTAGGATTGGGAACCAGACTCGCGGTGCTGCCGACGATTGGTGTCACTGCAATCGGATATTTTGTCGTGCACAGAAAAGATTCTTTAGAAGTAAGGGATGTTCCTTATATGTACACGTTGTCTTTATTATTAGTTCTTGCCTTGGGGGCAGGAAGATATTCACTCGATTATTATTTATTAAATCTTATTTAA
- a CDS encoding alginate export family protein, producing the protein MLKSAYCISFLKIIILLIFSCSEKFSAQSFKLLRYDENYEFLKDSADTFYNKVKFLPLNEKKDVYLSFGGEARFEYVDFNNEDWGRLNIGHNNFFLQRYDLHADLHLGKNIRVFSQVRSALQNGRKNGSRGIDEDQLSIQNLFIDASLINQEEQKLTFRVGRQELDYGSGRLISVREGPNVRLSFTGAKAMYSHKNVSVDAFAMMADSINTGVFDNTISKQLNLWGVYSKIIIPKTGNLDLYYIGIRRDESVFEVGTAKEKRHTIGGRLWKYGGGFIYNLEAAYQFGTFGDEDISAWTGSVDIGYLFENVRFKPSINLRNDYISGDKSKEDGKLNTFNPLYPKGGYFGFSPQVGPVNLIDIHPYATLDLTSKLKMQVDVVFNWRYSLNDGVYRPSGALNRPGSSSDKRYIGTAYLTNFTYSFSKYISLVSGLQYFQKGEFIEDIIPDAKSGVFYNIRLGFKF; encoded by the coding sequence ATGTTGAAATCTGCATATTGCATATCGTTTTTAAAAATTATCATTCTCCTGATTTTTAGTTGTTCTGAAAAATTCTCGGCTCAGAGTTTCAAGCTCCTGCGTTACGATGAAAATTATGAATTTTTAAAAGATTCGGCTGATACTTTTTATAATAAGGTTAAATTTCTTCCGCTCAACGAAAAGAAAGATGTTTATCTGTCTTTCGGTGGTGAAGCACGGTTTGAATATGTGGATTTCAACAACGAAGATTGGGGTAGGCTTAATATCGGGCACAACAATTTCTTTTTACAAAGGTATGATCTCCATGCAGATTTGCATTTAGGAAAAAATATTCGTGTATTTTCACAAGTAAGAAGTGCTTTGCAAAATGGAAGAAAAAACGGTTCACGCGGAATTGATGAAGACCAGCTGAGCATTCAGAATTTGTTCATAGACGCCAGTTTAATCAATCAGGAAGAGCAAAAACTGACATTCAGGGTAGGGCGGCAGGAACTGGATTACGGTTCCGGAAGATTGATTTCCGTAAGGGAGGGCCCGAACGTACGGCTTTCATTTACAGGAGCCAAAGCGATGTATTCCCATAAAAATGTTTCGGTGGATGCTTTTGCAATGATGGCAGACAGCATCAATACCGGAGTTTTCGATAATACAATTTCAAAACAGTTGAATCTTTGGGGAGTTTATTCCAAAATCATAATCCCAAAAACCGGAAATCTTGATTTATACTATATCGGAATCCGCAGAGACGAATCTGTTTTTGAAGTGGGAACTGCCAAAGAAAAGCGTCACACCATCGGCGGAAGACTATGGAAATACGGTGGCGGATTTATCTACAATCTGGAAGCAGCCTATCAGTTCGGAACTTTTGGAGATGAAGATATTTCTGCGTGGACAGGTTCGGTTGATATCGGATATTTATTTGAAAATGTTAGGTTTAAGCCGAGCATCAATCTCAGAAACGATTACATTTCCGGGGACAAATCAAAAGAAGACGGAAAGTTGAATACTTTCAATCCGTTGTATCCTAAAGGCGGTTATTTTGGCTTCAGTCCACAGGTCGGGCCGGTCAATCTTATTGATATTCATCCGTATGCAACGTTGGATCTAACGTCTAAATTAAAAATGCAGGTTGACGTCGTTTTCAACTGGCGATACTCTTTGAATGACGGTGTTTACAGGCCAAGCGGAGCATTGAACCGTCCCGGAAGCAGCTCAGACAAAAGATATATAGGAACAGCCTATTTAACCAATTTTACCTACAGTTTCAGTAAATACATCTCTTTGGTGAGCGGACTTCAGTATTTCCAAAAAGGCGAATTCATTGAAGATATTATTCCGGATGCAAAAAGTGGCGTCTTTTATAACATACGTCTGGGATTCAAATTTTAA
- a CDS encoding MaoC family dehydratase, with the protein MENSNSESVFSPEDFAIVTARTFDELVVGEVFRAPSRTLTDAHASAFQTVSCDNHPIHYDKEYARRFGHEAPVVHGLQVLAFTAPGATLLPHYFGNVFIAFLELSCSFLKEVHSGDTLYSSLTITDLTPQGDKGIVTTKVTVYNQKSELVLEGQHKYLLKR; encoded by the coding sequence ATGGAAAACTCAAATTCAGAATCAGTATTTAGTCCTGAAGATTTTGCGATCGTAACAGCCCGTACTTTTGATGAATTGGTTGTTGGAGAAGTTTTTCGTGCACCAAGCAGAACTTTAACGGATGCACACGCTTCAGCTTTCCAAACGGTATCATGTGATAATCATCCCATTCATTACGATAAAGAATACGCAAGGAGATTCGGCCACGAAGCACCTGTGGTTCACGGTCTGCAGGTTTTAGCATTCACTGCGCCCGGTGCAACGTTGCTTCCACACTATTTCGGGAATGTTTTCATTGCTTTCTTAGAACTGTCATGCAGCTTCTTAAAGGAAGTTCATTCTGGAGATACTTTATATTCTTCATTGACCATTACCGATTTAACACCACAAGGAGATAAGGGAATCGTTACTACAAAAGTGACTGTTTACAACCAAAAATCTGAATTGGTACTGGAAGGTCAGCACAAATACCTGCTGAAAAGATAA
- a CDS encoding YoaK family protein, translated as MEIKHNIGFVTLLLTMIAGYCDTVTFVAADSIFSAHVTGNFIVFAYQFVKGSDINAWIKLLTFPVFILAVITGGQIARKVANHYKILFLEGVFLLLAGILVAVLDYYGNFSHVMMYFVVMMTVFAMGLQNAFGKLYAKETHGPTTMMTGNVTQASLDFGALLKSGFRDADAMMSLKKQLILIIGFLLGCFLGAYAGKYFGLFTLIFPGVSMIICYYYHRKI; from the coding sequence ATGGAAATTAAACATAATATTGGCTTTGTCACGTTATTATTAACGATGATTGCAGGATATTGTGATACCGTAACGTTTGTCGCTGCAGATTCTATCTTTTCGGCACACGTTACAGGTAACTTTATCGTTTTCGCCTATCAATTTGTAAAGGGCTCTGATATAAATGCGTGGATCAAATTGCTGACTTTTCCGGTCTTCATTTTAGCGGTCATCACTGGCGGACAAATCGCAAGGAAAGTTGCCAACCATTACAAGATTTTGTTTTTAGAAGGGGTATTTTTGCTTTTAGCAGGAATTTTAGTTGCTGTACTGGATTATTATGGAAATTTTTCCCATGTGATGATGTATTTTGTAGTGATGATGACGGTTTTTGCCATGGGACTTCAGAATGCTTTTGGTAAATTATACGCGAAAGAAACACACGGTCCAACTACGATGATGACAGGAAATGTTACGCAGGCTTCTCTTGATTTCGGAGCGCTTCTAAAAAGTGGTTTCCGTGACGCTGACGCAATGATGAGTTTGAAAAAGCAGCTTATTTTAATCATCGGTTTTCTGCTTGGGTGCTTTCTGGGAGCTTATGCAGGGAAATATTTCGGTCTTTTTACTTTAATTTTTCCTGGTGTATCTATGATCATCTGTTATTATTATCACCGTAAAATTTAA
- a CDS encoding alpha/beta fold hydrolase: MSTLTLKDGTEIFYKDQGEGPVLMFHHGWPLSSDDWDAQVIFFLKKGYRVITHDRRGHGRSSQNIYNHTIEQYASDAAELVEFLDLKDVVHIGHSTGGGEVIRYVNKYANGRAKKAVLISAIPPVMVKSENNPDGVPMEVFDNIREQTMNNRNQFYYDLTFPFYGYNREGANVKDGVQRNWWRQGLMGGIVAHYDGIKAFSETDLTEDLKAVDIPVLVMHGEDDQIVPIANAALKSIKLLKNGKLITYPGFPHGMPTTEHQTINKDLLEFITE; this comes from the coding sequence ATGAGTACACTTACATTAAAAGACGGAACAGAAATTTTTTACAAAGATCAGGGTGAAGGACCCGTGTTGATGTTTCATCATGGATGGCCTTTATCGTCAGATGATTGGGATGCACAGGTAATTTTCTTTTTGAAGAAAGGATACAGAGTAATCACCCACGACCGAAGAGGTCACGGAAGATCAAGCCAGAACATTTACAACCATACCATTGAACAGTATGCTTCTGATGCGGCAGAATTGGTAGAATTTTTAGACCTGAAAGATGTGGTTCATATTGGTCACTCAACAGGTGGTGGAGAAGTAATCCGTTATGTAAATAAATATGCGAACGGAAGAGCTAAAAAAGCGGTTCTAATCAGCGCAATCCCACCGGTAATGGTTAAAAGCGAAAATAATCCTGATGGGGTACCCATGGAAGTTTTCGACAATATCAGAGAACAGACGATGAATAACAGAAACCAGTTCTATTATGATTTGACTTTCCCTTTCTACGGTTACAACAGAGAAGGCGCGAATGTAAAAGACGGTGTTCAGAGAAATTGGTGGAGACAGGGACTGATGGGCGGAATCGTAGCCCATTATGACGGCATCAAAGCGTTTTCTGAAACGGACCTTACTGAAGATTTAAAAGCAGTGGATATTCCTGTTTTGGTAATGCATGGTGAAGACGATCAGATTGTGCCGATTGCCAACGCAGCATTAAAATCGATCAAATTACTAAAAAATGGAAAACTGATAACCTATCCAGGTTTCCCTCACGGAATGCCGACTACGGAGCATCAAACCATTAATAAAGACCTTTTGGAGTTCATTACTGAATAA